In the Bacillus sp. FJAT-42376 genome, ACCATTCTTTTCTTTTTGGGAAACTTGCTGTTTTCCTTCTCAAGCTTTAAGTAAACGACAGATCCAGCCAGCGAAAAAAAGCTCCCCAATATGATCACAGCATGTGTACCTGCCTTTTCAGCCAAAACACCCGCCATAAAGGCCGCAAGCGGCATAAGTACCCATGTCATAAGCCTGCTTGTTGCCTGAACTCTCCCCAGCAAATGATCGGGTGTAAAATCCTGCCTTATTCCGGCGATACAAGGATTCATCACCGCAGCGGCTGCCGTTCCAACTGCATTCAGTATGATCAGCAAAAAGAATTGTTCGTTCAGACCAAATAGAAAAATGGAACACCCGCCTATAAAAGATGAGAGAAAGAGCAGCTTTCGATTTGATATCCTTTTTTTGAAGAGTCCTGCCGCCATGGCCCCCGCTACCGCGCCAGCTCCGCTAAAAGAGAACAGCAGTCCGATTTCCCATTCAGAAAGACCAATTGTATCTTTCAAATGAAAAATCAGCATCGTCACAAAAAGAGTTGTTCCAACTACAGACAGAAGCAGCGCCATGTTCGTATAAAAAATAGGCTTCGTCTTCATGACATATTGAAAGCCCTCCACTGCATCGTTCCAAAAGGAGCGCTTTCCTTTATGAGAAATAGGAATGGATTTAATCGGAATTAATAATATGGACAAATAAGCGATGAAAAAGCTAACACTGTTGATCAGCAATCCAATACCAGGATTATACAAGCTTATTACCAGCCCGCCAATGGCCGGTGCCATTAGGACGGATGTGTTAAGGATGGCTGAATTGATGGAATTTACGGCCGGTAAATCGGTTTTTCTTACGAGTTTTGGTATATAGGCAAACTGCGCAGTCTGATACACCTGGCTAAAGATTCCGATTACAAAAACACCAAAGAACAACTGCCAAATTTCCAAAGCACCAATAAGATGCAGAGTACCCAAGATGCCTGTTAAAAGACATCTCCCCGCATCACAGATCAGGAGAAGAGTCCTCCGGTCCATCCGGTCTGCCAGGATCCCTGCTGCCGGCTGCAGAAGAATGGGCAGCCGCTCTGCCGCCGCCGCCATTCCCATCATGAAAGGCGAGCCTGAAAGAGCGAGTACCATCAGCGGCACAGCAATTAAGTAGATCTGGTCTCCGAAAAACGAAATAAAATTGCCGCTCAAAAGCTTGAGGATGTTTCGATTTTTCTTCAGCTCCTGTTTTGCTTCCCCCATTACATAAGCTCGTTCTCCCATCTGAATCACTTCCTGTCCAGAAATTGGGTGAGTTCTTCAGAAAGCGTTTGAAGCGAGACCTGTCTCAGGAAGTACTTAGATTCTTTTACTTCTACAAGCCTTGCTCCTTTAAGCGTTTTTAAATGATGATGAATTGTCGTCTTTCCCATCCCGAGTTCATCTGTTATTTCCTGCAATGTCCGGCTTTTGCCGGAGAGCATTTTGATAATCTTCAACCTGATTTCATCACCAAGCGCTTTATGCTTTTGAACGAGCGATGCTGGAGGAATGAATGGATCATCAGGATATATGCTCTCATTGGATGCCGGATAATAAAATACTTTCGTGTCTTCAAAATCAGCCTCAATGTTCCACGGACGGTAAATGGTGTGGGGAATAAGGAGAACATGATGAATACTCGGCTCCGGAAGATACGTTCTCCCCTCTGTCGCCCATTCTACAAACGGTTCAGGTTTCATTTTTGCAGCCATCCTGCTTTTGGATTCAACATCTCTTTTCAGAATACTGTTCAGTTTTTCTTCATCAGGCTTTACTGCTGCCTCATACCAGCCGGTAAGCATATCTGATAGATGCATCTTCAGCTTTGCCGAATCCTCCCTGCACACCAGCTCAATGTAAGCCGGGAAGAACGAATTCCAGCTTGCCGCTTTTTGCAGCTCAAGCAATGACGCTTCGCCTCCCTCCGCGGCTTTTTTTCTCGTTTTCTGTAAGCGAGAGCCAAGGAACGGAAGACAAATAAATTTGAATGCTTCATTCGAAAGAGATTTTATGTAGTCTGTGAACGATGAGAGATTTTCAAAGTTCTCTCCATGCAGCAGCTGAAGAAGCGCCTTCCATGTGTTGTTTTTCTCTGCATAATCAAGATGATGCAGCATCTCTTCCGGAAGAGAATCTTTTATTCTCTTCCACTCTGACTCCGGCTGCTCAAGGGTTTTAATCAGCGGCGTATTCGTAATGGCAGCAATGCCAAGTGCCGCCTCCCATAGCAGTGAATAGCGGACCTCAACCTGATAGGTTTCCCGTTCTCTTCCTGTTTCAAAAACAAACTCCATTTCCATCACCTCTGCTTATATTCTATATTTTTAGAATTTTTTATTCAATAAAAATAGAATTTTTCTATTGAACGGCTATTTTAGTGGATTATGATGTATTCAAAATAAAGAAAGGAAACTCCGTAATGCTAGGAGTTCCCTCATTCCACTAAAGTCCACTTTTAAGTAAATAACCATTGATAAACAATATAAACAACAATTAATCCAACAACTATAAAACCCCCAATTGTAGGACTGCCATAAAGTGTGCGATTCCAGCCATCATCCGTATTAATTTTACTTTTTTCTTCCTCTCTTTTCATTTATATCCCCCTTTTTTTCTCCATTTTTTATTCCAATAATATCTGCTTCTAATTATTTGGCAATTTATGTTAATATAAGTTTATCATAGGTCGCATCTGTTGAGAACAGGCAGCTATCTACGGTGATGTCGTTATTTTGATACCGAATTTGGTCTGAAAACAGCTCTATATAGCATAGCTAATTGGATGGAAAAGACTTCACATAGCAGGAATTCCAGCTTTTACAGCGGCGAACGATTAAACAGAAGAAAGAAGGCCAAAAAAATGATAGACTCCTTCCGAATCCCAATGAAAGCCTTCAACCATGAGCGGACGATCCGTATATACCAGCCTCCCTCCTGCTCCAGCAGCAGTAAAAGATATCCTGTCCTCTACTTGCACGACGGACAGAATGTTTTTACAGATGAATCAGCTGTTGGCGGGGTATCTCTTGACTTGGCGAATGTATTAAAGAAAAACCAATATGAGATCATCATTGCGGCCATTGATTTAAATCCTGCCGGGGAAGAGAGAATCAACGAGTTATGTCCATGGGTCAGCGGGCCATATAGCAAAAAACTGCTCGGCAGAAAAAGCTTGGCCGGAGGGAAAGGTTCTGCCTATCTTGATTTTATCGTTCGTGAGCTTAAGCCCTATATTGATGCTTCTTATCGTACTCAGCCAGACAAAAGTTATATGGCCGGCATTTCATTAGGCGGTTCGTTTTCGCTTTATGCCGCCTCTATTTATCCGCATATTTTCACGAGAGTCGCAGGGCTCTCCTCTGCTTTTTACCGCAATCAAGAAGAAATGGAGAAGCTTTTGGAAGAGACTGACTTTTCTTCATTAAACCGTCTCTATTTGGATTGCGGGACGAATGAGGTCAGTGAACATGCAGCGATCAGTGAGGAGTTCCTACACTCCAACCAAAGAATTTTTAAGATTATGAAAAAGAAAATGCCGGAAGCAAAATTCGAAGTCATCGATCAGGGACGTCATCACTATTCGGATTTTAAAGAAAGGTTTCCCCTGGTTTTGGAATATTTGCTGAAGCCTTAAAAATTTATAACTAACTGCTTTGTGCAAAGGATGCAATGGCTGCATCCTTTTTTTGTTTGCTCCGAAATTTGGGCTTATTCTTTTTTCTTTCACCCATTGACATGATCTTCCATACCTTATATAGTTAGTTACATGAGTAATTAACCAATTAACATAAAAGGAGGTTTTTCCACTTGATAGATGACAGCCGTCCAATTTACGTACAAATAGCTGAAAGAATTGAAAATGACATCATCGAAGGCGGCCTGCCCGAAGAATCACAAGTACCATCAACCAATCAGTTCGCGGCTTTTTATCAAATCAACCCGGCTACAGCCGGTAAAGGAGTCAATATGCTGGTGGATCAGGGAATTTTATATAAGAAAAGAGGCGTTGGCATGTTTGTCGCTTCAGGGGCTCTGGAAAAATTAATGAAAAAAAGAAGAGAACAGTTTTTCGAGCAATACATCAAAACGATGCTTCACGAGGCTGAAAAAATAGGCATCACGGCAGATCAGCTGAATGAAATGATTCAAAAAGGGGCGGGCAAGCGATGAACTATATATTAGAGGTAAACGCACTTACAAAAACCTATGGAAAAACCGAAGCCGTTAAGGACGTAAGCTTTTCATTAGAGCCGGATAAAATTTATGGACTTTTGGGGAGGAATGG is a window encoding:
- a CDS encoding MFS transporter — encoded protein: MGERAYVMGEAKQELKKNRNILKLLSGNFISFFGDQIYLIAVPLMVLALSGSPFMMGMAAAAERLPILLQPAAGILADRMDRRTLLLICDAGRCLLTGILGTLHLIGALEIWQLFFGVFVIGIFSQVYQTAQFAYIPKLVRKTDLPAVNSINSAILNTSVLMAPAIGGLVISLYNPGIGLLINSVSFFIAYLSILLIPIKSIPISHKGKRSFWNDAVEGFQYVMKTKPIFYTNMALLLSVVGTTLFVTMLIFHLKDTIGLSEWEIGLLFSFSGAGAVAGAMAAGLFKKRISNRKLLFLSSFIGGCSIFLFGLNEQFFLLIILNAVGTAAAAVMNPCIAGIRQDFTPDHLLGRVQATSRLMTWVLMPLAAFMAGVLAEKAGTHAVIILGSFFSLAGSVVYLKLEKENSKFPKKKRMV
- a CDS encoding metalloregulator ArsR/SmtB family transcription factor; this encodes MEFVFETGRERETYQVEVRYSLLWEAALGIAAITNTPLIKTLEQPESEWKRIKDSLPEEMLHHLDYAEKNNTWKALLQLLHGENFENLSSFTDYIKSLSNEAFKFICLPFLGSRLQKTRKKAAEGGEASLLELQKAASWNSFFPAYIELVCREDSAKLKMHLSDMLTGWYEAAVKPDEEKLNSILKRDVESKSRMAAKMKPEPFVEWATEGRTYLPEPSIHHVLLIPHTIYRPWNIEADFEDTKVFYYPASNESIYPDDPFIPPASLVQKHKALGDEIRLKIIKMLSGKSRTLQEITDELGMGKTTIHHHLKTLKGARLVEVKESKYFLRQVSLQTLSEELTQFLDRK
- a CDS encoding alpha/beta hydrolase-fold protein, coding for MIDSFRIPMKAFNHERTIRIYQPPSCSSSSKRYPVLYLHDGQNVFTDESAVGGVSLDLANVLKKNQYEIIIAAIDLNPAGEERINELCPWVSGPYSKKLLGRKSLAGGKGSAYLDFIVRELKPYIDASYRTQPDKSYMAGISLGGSFSLYAASIYPHIFTRVAGLSSAFYRNQEEMEKLLEETDFSSLNRLYLDCGTNEVSEHAAISEEFLHSNQRIFKIMKKKMPEAKFEVIDQGRHHYSDFKERFPLVLEYLLKP
- a CDS encoding GntR family transcriptional regulator encodes the protein MDDSRPIYVQIAERIENDIIEGGLPEESQVPSTNQFAAFYQINPATAGKGVNMLVDQGILYKKRGVGMFVASGALEKLMKKRREQFFEQYIKTMLHEAEKIGITADQLNEMIQKGAGKR